A single Aminobacterium mobile DSM 12262 DNA region contains:
- a CDS encoding branched-chain amino acid ABC transporter permease — MYLLTEQILNGLATGSTYALISLGLALVYGILGVLHVAHAGIYMAGAYIGVGIYTVTGNIFLAALISMITCGCLGIAIERLVYFPLLKFPPYVPLISSIAIFTGMEELVRLVAGPTVQTYSLTLPFPHFELKGMVISSNLVGIYVITAAVFLMLWYFSTRTETGLAMRAASQDMAVASSLGINSQRIVDLSFFISSAIAALAGILVGIYYNTVSPGMGAVPAYKALALIVVGGLGSVPGAVVASLALGVAETVLIGYAHVPLPRDALAFIAMIIVLMWRPQGLFGRKG, encoded by the coding sequence ATGTATTTGCTTACAGAACAGATTCTGAACGGCCTTGCAACTGGATCCACCTACGCCCTCATCTCTCTTGGTCTCGCATTAGTCTATGGCATTCTCGGCGTTCTTCACGTAGCTCACGCTGGGATTTATATGGCTGGGGCTTATATAGGCGTTGGCATATATACTGTAACAGGAAATATTTTTCTCGCCGCCCTTATCAGTATGATAACCTGTGGATGCCTCGGCATAGCTATCGAACGATTGGTGTATTTCCCTCTTCTCAAATTTCCTCCCTATGTACCTCTTATCAGCAGTATCGCAATATTTACCGGTATGGAAGAGCTGGTACGTCTCGTCGCCGGTCCTACAGTTCAAACCTATTCTCTAACCCTTCCATTTCCTCACTTTGAACTAAAGGGGATGGTTATCTCCTCAAACTTAGTAGGGATCTATGTTATTACTGCAGCAGTTTTTCTAATGCTTTGGTATTTTTCAACTCGAACAGAAACAGGACTTGCCATGCGGGCTGCGTCTCAAGATATGGCTGTAGCCAGCTCTTTGGGTATTAATAGCCAGCGGATAGTAGATCTGAGTTTCTTCATAAGTTCAGCCATTGCAGCTCTGGCAGGTATTCTCGTAGGAATTTATTACAATACTGTCTCCCCAGGCATGGGGGCTGTCCCTGCCTATAAAGCCCTAGCTCTTATTGTTGTAGGGGGATTGGGTTCCGTGCCTGGAGCTGTAGTTGCTTCCCTCGCATTGGGGGTGGCAGAAACTGTTCTTATAGGCTATGCCCATGTGCCTCTTCCCAGAGATGCCCTGGCCTTCATTGCCATGATTATCGTGCTCATGTGGAGACCTCAAGGTCTCTTTGGTCGAAAAGGCTAA
- a CDS encoding urocanate hydratase codes for MELTNSLIAEAMTIKLEPALPEYPDFVEGIRRAPDRGWTLSKKETALALRNALRYIPEELHEKLAPEFMEELQTRGRIYGYRFRPQGRIYGKPIQEYKGKCLAGKAFQVMIDNNLDFDVALYPYELVTYGETGQVCQNWMQYRLIKKYLEELTEDQTLVIASGHPLGFFKSKPDAPRVIVTNGLLVGIFDNQEEWHRLMQLGVTNYGQMTAGGWMYIGPQGIIHGTFNTILNAARQRFGVGPRENLAGILYVTSGLGGMSGAQPKAAEIAGAVAIVAEVDYSRIETRHKQGWVSMITDSAEKAFAMAQKALEAKQSLSIAYYGNIVTLLEYADENNIHIHLLSDQTSCHAVYDGGYCPADLTFEERTKMLHENQEDFRKHVDASLKRHFEVIKRLTNKGAFFFDYGNSFMKAIFDAGVKEIAKNGENTYEGFIWPSYVEDIMGPVLFDYGYGPFRWVCLSGKPEDLRATDKAAMECIDPNRRGQDYDNWVWIRDAEKNKLVVGTQARILYQDAEGRTRIALKFNELVREGKIGPVMLGRDHHDVSGTDGPFRETSNIKDGSNICADMASHCFAGNAARGMTLCALHNGGGVGIGKCINGGFGLLLDGRPETDEIIKSAMMWDVLGGVARRAWGRCEHAIEVATQVNKKQNNSYHITLPYIPNTKLIEQTVENAWEKR; via the coding sequence ATGGAATTAACAAACAGCCTCATTGCTGAGGCCATGACTATTAAGCTTGAGCCAGCGCTTCCGGAATATCCTGATTTTGTTGAAGGCATTCGTAGAGCACCTGATCGTGGCTGGACTCTCTCAAAAAAAGAAACCGCGTTGGCTCTTCGAAATGCTCTTCGATATATACCAGAAGAACTTCACGAAAAGCTCGCTCCAGAGTTTATGGAAGAACTACAGACACGAGGAAGAATATATGGATATCGTTTCAGGCCTCAAGGGCGAATTTATGGCAAGCCCATTCAGGAGTATAAGGGGAAATGTTTGGCTGGAAAAGCTTTCCAGGTCATGATCGACAACAATCTGGACTTTGACGTAGCCTTGTATCCCTATGAGCTGGTTACATATGGCGAAACCGGGCAAGTTTGCCAAAACTGGATGCAATACAGGCTCATAAAAAAATATCTGGAAGAACTTACTGAAGATCAAACTCTTGTTATAGCTTCAGGCCATCCTTTGGGATTTTTTAAATCTAAGCCAGATGCACCGCGAGTCATTGTTACCAATGGCCTCTTAGTAGGAATTTTTGACAATCAAGAAGAGTGGCATCGCCTCATGCAGCTTGGAGTGACTAACTACGGACAGATGACTGCTGGAGGCTGGATGTACATTGGGCCTCAAGGTATCATTCATGGCACTTTCAACACCATTCTCAATGCTGCCCGTCAAAGATTTGGCGTCGGTCCCCGTGAGAACCTTGCTGGTATTTTGTACGTCACTTCCGGGTTAGGTGGTATGAGCGGCGCTCAACCCAAGGCAGCCGAAATTGCCGGAGCTGTAGCTATCGTTGCCGAAGTCGATTATTCCCGCATTGAAACCCGCCATAAACAGGGGTGGGTATCCATGATCACCGACTCTGCCGAGAAAGCCTTCGCCATGGCCCAAAAAGCCCTTGAAGCCAAACAGTCTCTCTCTATTGCCTATTACGGCAACATCGTTACTTTATTGGAGTATGCCGACGAAAACAATATTCATATCCACCTTCTCTCTGATCAAACTTCCTGCCATGCTGTCTACGATGGCGGTTACTGTCCTGCCGATCTCACCTTCGAAGAGCGCACAAAAATGCTTCACGAAAATCAGGAGGATTTTCGAAAGCACGTGGATGCATCTCTGAAGCGCCATTTCGAGGTCATCAAAAGGCTTACCAACAAAGGGGCTTTTTTCTTCGACTACGGCAACTCCTTCATGAAAGCCATTTTTGATGCTGGAGTAAAAGAAATTGCAAAAAATGGGGAGAACACGTATGAAGGATTCATTTGGCCTTCCTACGTAGAAGACATTATGGGCCCCGTCCTCTTCGACTACGGTTACGGTCCTTTCCGTTGGGTCTGCCTGAGCGGTAAACCTGAGGATCTGCGAGCTACTGACAAGGCTGCCATGGAATGTATCGACCCCAATCGCCGCGGTCAAGATTATGACAACTGGGTCTGGATTCGTGACGCTGAAAAGAACAAGCTCGTAGTAGGAACTCAGGCTCGCATTCTCTATCAAGATGCCGAAGGTCGTACTCGCATTGCCCTGAAATTTAATGAACTTGTTCGTGAAGGTAAAATCGGTCCTGTTATGCTGGGGCGGGATCACCACGATGTATCCGGTACAGATGGCCCCTTCCGCGAAACATCCAATATCAAGGACGGCAGTAACATTTGTGCCGATATGGCCTCCCACTGTTTTGCCGGCAATGCCGCTCGTGGCATGACACTTTGCGCACTCCACAATGGCGGCGGAGTAGGCATCGGCAAGTGTATCAACGGCGGCTTTGGCCTGTTATTGGACGGTCGCCCTGAAACTGACGAAATCATAAAGTCTGCCATGATGTGGGACGTGCTTGGCGGTGTCGCTCGCCGCGCTTGGGGGCGCTGTGAACACGCAATAGAGGTAGCAACTCAAGTCAATAAGAAACAGAACAATTCCTATCACATTACCCTTCCATACATACCTAACACAAAACTTATAGAACAAACCGTAGAAAACGCTTGGGAAAAACGATAA
- the hutI gene encoding imidazolonepropionase, which produces MISALFRNAVIYSPVDSPVPLSGVTQGHVTSYKKGALFCKNGIIEKVGEEEDVLRQLSSDEVDMEVNCEGSCLIPGFVDPHTHICFADRREQEFSLRIAGTPYLEILKAGGGILSSVHAVKKASEDELFESTLTHVLSALELGTTTIEIKSGYGLDTETELKMLRVIQRIRKETPLDVAITFMGAHAVPKEYKENPDEYVRLMIEEMIPAISQQGIAEFCDVFCEEGVFSVGQSRAILEAARKHGMKLRIHADEVHDIGGAKLAAELPTISAEHLLAASEENLKAMAHAGVIANLLPATAYSLRKPYASARRMIELSVPVALATDCNPGSCFTESMPFVFGLAVMNMHMTVEEALVGTTLNGAWSLGMEKKVGSLSVGKQADFLLLDGESPAVLAYHAGVSPVFAVYKKGVRVA; this is translated from the coding sequence ATGATATCTGCTCTCTTCAGAAATGCAGTTATCTACAGCCCGGTAGATAGCCCCGTCCCTCTTTCCGGCGTTACGCAGGGACACGTAACAAGCTATAAAAAAGGGGCTCTTTTCTGTAAGAATGGAATCATCGAAAAAGTAGGGGAGGAAGAAGATGTTCTTCGCCAACTCTCTTCAGACGAGGTGGACATGGAGGTAAATTGTGAGGGAAGTTGCCTCATTCCCGGCTTCGTGGATCCCCATACACATATCTGCTTTGCAGACCGACGGGAACAGGAGTTCTCTCTTCGCATCGCCGGAACTCCCTATCTTGAAATTCTTAAAGCCGGAGGCGGCATTCTTTCTTCTGTACATGCTGTGAAAAAAGCCAGCGAAGATGAACTCTTTGAATCGACCCTCACCCACGTATTGTCCGCCCTGGAGCTAGGAACCACCACTATTGAAATCAAAAGTGGCTACGGCCTCGATACAGAGACAGAACTCAAAATGCTTCGGGTTATCCAACGAATACGAAAAGAGACACCTCTTGACGTCGCTATTACCTTTATGGGAGCCCATGCGGTACCGAAAGAATATAAAGAAAATCCTGACGAATATGTGCGCCTCATGATAGAAGAAATGATTCCAGCCATATCGCAACAGGGAATTGCCGAGTTTTGTGATGTCTTCTGCGAGGAAGGCGTTTTTTCTGTCGGTCAAAGTCGGGCTATTCTTGAAGCAGCCAGGAAACATGGGATGAAACTTCGTATTCATGCAGATGAGGTTCACGACATAGGAGGAGCAAAACTAGCAGCTGAACTTCCCACAATTTCAGCAGAACACTTGCTTGCAGCCTCAGAAGAGAACCTGAAAGCCATGGCTCATGCAGGAGTCATAGCCAACCTGTTGCCTGCCACTGCCTATAGTCTCCGGAAACCCTACGCTTCCGCTCGACGCATGATAGAACTGAGTGTCCCTGTAGCTCTGGCCACAGATTGCAATCCCGGCTCATGCTTCACAGAGTCTATGCCTTTTGTTTTCGGCCTTGCTGTTATGAATATGCATATGACTGTTGAAGAGGCCCTTGTAGGAACCACTCTCAATGGGGCGTGGTCTTTAGGGATGGAAAAGAAGGTAGGAAGTCTGAGCGTGGGGAAACAAGCCGACTTTCTGCTTCTCGACGGAGAGTCTCCTGCTGTTCTCGCCTATCATGCAGGGGTATCTCCCGTCTTTGCCGTCTACAAAAAAGGCGTTCGAGTAGCGTAA
- the ftcD gene encoding glutamate formimidoyltransferase — MSQLIECVPNFSEGRRQDVMEAILAPLKSKKGCYLLDSRADVDHNRLVVSLAGRPDAICDAVLKAAKIARDHIDLNVHHGAHPRIGAIDVIPFTPISGISMEKCVELAHSFGEHYYNELDIPVYFYEEAALKPERRRLEVIRKGQYESLKADVKNPDRHPDIGKPELHPTAGATVIGARKFLVAFNVNLNTTDVEIAKSIARHLRASSGGFTSVKAIGLALEEKGLVQVSMNLVDYESTAMYRVLELIKAEAARWGVTVNGTEVYGMVPSAAILESSAYYMQIDDFKRDQVLEIKLLELMGKEEDA, encoded by the coding sequence ATGTCACAGTTAATAGAGTGTGTGCCCAACTTTAGTGAAGGGCGGAGACAAGATGTAATGGAGGCTATTCTGGCTCCATTGAAAAGTAAAAAGGGATGTTATCTTCTTGATTCCCGCGCCGACGTAGATCACAACCGTTTGGTGGTAAGTCTTGCTGGCCGCCCAGACGCCATCTGCGATGCCGTTCTAAAGGCCGCTAAAATAGCCCGAGACCACATAGACCTTAACGTTCATCATGGGGCTCATCCCCGTATAGGCGCCATAGATGTTATACCATTCACCCCCATATCTGGCATTTCCATGGAGAAATGCGTTGAACTCGCCCATTCTTTTGGGGAGCACTATTACAACGAGTTGGACATTCCAGTCTATTTTTATGAAGAAGCCGCGTTGAAGCCGGAACGAAGGCGTCTGGAAGTGATCAGGAAGGGGCAATATGAATCTCTTAAAGCAGATGTGAAAAACCCCGACCGTCATCCCGATATAGGGAAACCTGAGCTTCATCCTACTGCAGGAGCCACTGTTATTGGAGCACGAAAATTTCTTGTAGCCTTCAATGTCAATCTGAATACCACAGATGTAGAAATTGCAAAATCTATCGCAAGACACCTCAGAGCTTCCTCTGGAGGATTCACAAGCGTCAAAGCCATTGGGCTTGCATTAGAAGAAAAGGGGCTCGTACAAGTGAGTATGAACCTTGTAGATTACGAGAGCACGGCTATGTACCGAGTTTTGGAACTCATTAAGGCAGAAGCTGCCCGATGGGGAGTAACAGTAAATGGCACTGAAGTATACGGCATGGTTCCTTCTGCTGCAATCCTAGAGAGCTCCGCTTATTACATGCAAATCGACGACTTTAAACGAGATCAGGTTCTAGAAATCAAGCTCCTTGAACTTATGGGAAAGGAGGAAGACGCATGA
- a CDS encoding IclR family transcriptional regulator → MNILSPREDTVQRIARIMEAICTADDLLSLREIEEQTGIPRATVHRFLHSLKRADWVYQDPATEKFRTGIRFFLLFDRHAYYDELVQICYPHMKKLLAQTGRTILLSVLDGTVGRCILSAEPATALKFVAHKGMNIPLYAGATGKILLAYAKPEIQERVLAQKLVPFTEKTKIDPLILQKEIEQIQKQAYAFSQEEWMTNAGDLSVPIFDHRGQFVCQLGMAGLSSSFEGEVENLLILLKEAASAISPKL, encoded by the coding sequence ATGAATATTCTATCTCCTCGAGAAGATACTGTGCAACGCATCGCACGTATCATGGAAGCAATTTGCACTGCCGACGATTTATTGAGTCTGAGGGAAATAGAAGAACAGACTGGCATTCCCCGGGCTACAGTTCATCGCTTCCTTCATTCACTCAAAAGAGCGGATTGGGTCTATCAAGACCCTGCAACAGAAAAATTTCGCACTGGAATTCGCTTCTTTCTTCTCTTTGATCGCCACGCCTACTACGATGAACTTGTCCAAATTTGTTATCCTCACATGAAAAAACTTCTCGCTCAAACAGGACGGACTATTCTTCTCTCCGTACTTGATGGAACTGTGGGGAGATGCATTCTCTCTGCGGAACCGGCCACCGCTCTTAAATTTGTAGCACATAAGGGGATGAATATTCCTTTATATGCTGGGGCCACCGGGAAAATTCTTCTTGCTTATGCCAAACCTGAAATTCAAGAGCGGGTTCTAGCTCAAAAATTAGTCCCTTTTACAGAAAAAACAAAAATAGATCCTCTCATTTTACAGAAAGAGATAGAGCAAATTCAAAAACAAGCCTATGCTTTCAGTCAAGAAGAATGGATGACCAACGCTGGGGACCTTAGTGTTCCCATTTTTGACCATAGGGGGCAATTTGTCTGTCAACTTGGAATGGCTGGCTTATCGTCTAGTTTTGAAGGAGAGGTAGAAAATCTCCTCATTCTTCTCAAAGAAGCGGCCAGTGCTATATCACCTAAATTATGA
- a CDS encoding aldo/keto reductase, producing the protein MLYRKMPGMDENLSILGFGCMRLPVTSEGNIDEPVATKILRYAIDHGVNYIDTAWTYHNEESEPFVGRALADGYREKIFLATKLPSWLVEKPEDMDMFLNRQLQRLQTDHIDFYLIHSLNKERWENVVRHDVFSFLERALADGRIRYAGFSFHGDYELFEEILNAWKWDFCQIQYNYLDENYQAGTKGLKEAASRGLGVVVMEPLRGGKLALNVPAPIQNIWKEGDESMSPASWGLRWVWNHSEVSVVLSGMNSMEQVEENIAAAKKALPETLSPHDLQIVERVRDEYKKRMKVNCTNCRYCMPCPQGVNIPECFNRYNIAFMFGDEKMAKDTYFVFVKEYERASLCVECGACEKVCPQNISIRKHLKDIVELFEKNGGQS; encoded by the coding sequence ATGCTTTATAGAAAAATGCCTGGTATGGATGAGAATTTGTCTATTCTCGGTTTCGGTTGCATGCGCTTGCCTGTAACATCAGAAGGAAATATTGACGAGCCTGTGGCTACGAAAATTCTTCGTTATGCCATCGACCATGGAGTTAATTACATCGATACAGCATGGACATATCACAATGAGGAAAGCGAGCCTTTTGTAGGGAGAGCTCTTGCTGACGGCTACAGAGAGAAAATATTCTTAGCTACAAAACTTCCCTCATGGCTTGTAGAAAAACCGGAAGATATGGATATGTTCCTAAATAGACAGCTTCAGCGTCTTCAGACCGATCATATTGATTTCTATCTTATCCATTCCCTCAATAAAGAACGTTGGGAGAATGTAGTAAGACATGATGTTTTTTCTTTTCTCGAGAGAGCCCTTGCAGATGGCCGGATTCGTTATGCAGGTTTCTCCTTTCACGGAGATTATGAACTCTTTGAAGAGATTTTGAATGCGTGGAAATGGGATTTTTGTCAGATCCAGTATAACTATCTTGACGAGAATTATCAGGCGGGAACAAAGGGGTTGAAAGAGGCTGCCTCCAGAGGGCTTGGCGTTGTTGTTATGGAGCCCCTTCGGGGTGGTAAACTTGCACTCAATGTCCCAGCTCCTATTCAGAATATATGGAAGGAAGGGGATGAATCTATGAGCCCTGCGTCTTGGGGGCTTCGTTGGGTATGGAATCATTCGGAAGTGTCGGTAGTTTTGAGTGGTATGAATTCCATGGAGCAAGTGGAAGAAAATATTGCGGCAGCAAAAAAAGCCCTGCCTGAAACCTTATCTCCTCACGATCTTCAGATTGTGGAAAGAGTGAGGGACGAATATAAAAAACGAATGAAAGTAAACTGTACGAACTGTCGTTACTGCATGCCTTGCCCTCAGGGGGTCAATATTCCCGAATGTTTCAATCGCTATAATATAGCTTTTATGTTTGGTGACGAAAAAATGGCCAAAGACACATATTTTGTCTTCGTGAAAGAGTACGAGAGAGCAAGTCTCTGCGTAGAATGTGGCGCCTGCGAAAAAGTATGCCCTCAAAATATCTCGATTCGTAAACATCTAAAAGATATTGTGGAGCTTTTTGAAAAAAATGGGGGGCAGAGTTAG
- a CDS encoding SDR family oxidoreductase, with product MDLGIKGKVTLIMASSTGLGKAIARRFLMEGAIVMMASRNEDKLLRTVEELSDEIGVTPYYKVCDIAQPGQIKALVRTAAETLGPISILVNNAGGPPAGTFESFDDEAWQKAFELNLLSYVRTIREVLPFMKVQKWGRIVNSTSSSVKQVIENLILSNTFRLGVIGLTKTLSQELAPYNILVNAIGPGRFDTQRIRQLDQALAAKRGISVEEVNREALAQIPLGRYGDPDEYGRLAVFLCSEANSYITGQTILADGGMVKAVL from the coding sequence ATGGATTTAGGAATAAAAGGGAAAGTAACCCTTATCATGGCATCAAGCACTGGCCTAGGGAAAGCCATAGCTCGTCGTTTCCTCATGGAAGGAGCTATTGTAATGATGGCAAGCAGAAATGAAGACAAACTTTTGCGGACAGTAGAGGAACTCTCCGATGAAATTGGGGTCACTCCCTACTATAAAGTATGCGATATTGCGCAACCAGGGCAAATTAAAGCGCTTGTACGAACTGCCGCAGAAACGCTTGGTCCTATTTCTATCTTAGTCAATAACGCAGGAGGCCCTCCTGCAGGAACTTTCGAATCATTTGACGATGAAGCATGGCAAAAAGCTTTCGAGCTCAACTTATTAAGCTATGTCCGCACTATTCGAGAGGTATTGCCTTTCATGAAGGTTCAAAAATGGGGACGAATTGTTAACTCCACATCTTCATCGGTAAAGCAGGTTATAGAAAATCTAATCCTCTCAAACACATTCAGACTTGGAGTCATTGGTCTAACAAAAACCCTCTCTCAAGAACTTGCGCCATACAACATTCTCGTCAATGCTATTGGACCTGGCCGATTTGACACTCAACGTATCCGCCAACTCGATCAGGCTTTAGCAGCGAAACGAGGGATTTCAGTGGAAGAAGTGAATAGGGAAGCCCTCGCTCAAATTCCATTAGGCCGATATGGTGATCCTGACGAATACGGCCGATTAGCCGTGTTTCTGTGTTCAGAAGCGAATAGCTATATTACAGGTCAAACAATTCTTGCCGATGGCGGCATGGTAAAAGCTGTTCTTTAG
- a CDS encoding S9 family peptidase, with amino-acid sequence MSKQVLFIVVVAGLAIVFLFWNADSASALPRIIPLEDFFKNPEKVAFSISPDGQYLAFMQPWQRRLNVFVKKIGGVEEPVRLTDERNRDIAGYFWKGNNQIIYMKDSGGDENYHLFSVDISGANRRELTPFPKVRVSVVDDLEDVDDEMLIAMNKRDPRVFDVYRIHVKTGAIDLVAENPGDIAGWLTDHKGKLRVAVKTDGVNTSLLYREKEEDPFRTIVTTNFKDSIDPLFFTFDNRNLYVASNLNRDKSAIYRYDPTTGAFLELVYEHPDVDVYRLLQSKKRKIVTGVRFTTDKAHYVFFDPDREQLQITLEKKLPGYEVVVASMSRDEKRMLVYAGSDRTLGAYYFYDRESGAFEKLADLSPWLKEEEMATMKPVRYQARDGLLIHGYLTIPVGVEPKNLPVIILPHGGPWARDSWGFSPEVQFFANRGYAVLSMNFRGSTGYGKQFWTAGFQQWGRAMQDDITDGVKWLTGQGIADPKKVGIYGASYGGYAVLAGLAFTPDVYACGVDYVGPSNLFTLLETIPPYWELGRQMMYEQIGHPEKDKALLQAASPVFHADQIRSPLLVAQGANDPRVKKTESDQIVEALRKRNIYVEYIVKDNEGHGFRNEENRFEFYRAMERFLAIHLGGRME; translated from the coding sequence ATGTCGAAACAGGTCCTTTTTATAGTCGTTGTGGCTGGGTTAGCTATTGTCTTTTTGTTTTGGAACGCTGATAGCGCTTCGGCCTTGCCACGCATTATTCCCCTTGAAGATTTTTTTAAAAATCCTGAAAAAGTTGCTTTTTCCATCTCTCCAGATGGGCAATATTTAGCTTTTATGCAGCCGTGGCAAAGAAGGCTTAATGTGTTTGTGAAAAAGATAGGGGGCGTAGAAGAGCCTGTACGTCTCACAGATGAAAGAAATCGAGATATAGCTGGTTATTTTTGGAAAGGGAATAATCAGATTATTTATATGAAGGATTCAGGTGGCGATGAAAATTATCATCTTTTCTCCGTAGACATATCTGGTGCAAATCGGCGAGAGCTTACGCCTTTCCCCAAGGTAAGAGTTTCAGTGGTTGACGATCTTGAAGATGTAGATGACGAAATGCTTATTGCCATGAATAAAAGGGACCCCAGGGTTTTTGATGTCTATCGCATACATGTGAAGACCGGCGCAATAGATTTAGTGGCTGAAAATCCTGGAGACATAGCAGGGTGGCTTACGGACCATAAAGGGAAACTTCGCGTGGCTGTAAAAACTGATGGAGTGAATACAAGCCTTCTTTATCGTGAAAAGGAGGAAGATCCTTTTAGAACGATTGTTACGACAAATTTTAAGGACTCTATTGACCCTCTCTTCTTTACTTTTGATAATCGAAATCTTTATGTGGCATCAAATTTAAATCGAGATAAAAGTGCTATCTATCGTTACGATCCGACAACAGGAGCTTTTCTTGAGTTAGTGTACGAACATCCTGACGTAGATGTGTATAGGCTTCTTCAATCAAAGAAACGAAAAATTGTTACGGGTGTTCGCTTTACTACGGATAAAGCACACTATGTTTTTTTTGATCCCGATCGAGAACAATTACAAATAACTCTTGAAAAGAAACTTCCGGGCTATGAGGTTGTTGTAGCAAGTATGAGTCGAGATGAAAAGAGAATGCTTGTCTATGCAGGAAGCGACCGCACTCTGGGAGCCTACTATTTTTACGATAGGGAAAGTGGAGCTTTCGAAAAACTGGCAGATTTAAGTCCTTGGTTGAAGGAAGAAGAGATGGCAACTATGAAGCCAGTTCGTTACCAAGCACGGGATGGCCTTCTTATCCACGGGTATCTCACGATACCAGTAGGAGTTGAGCCTAAAAACCTCCCTGTAATTATTCTTCCTCACGGTGGCCCATGGGCCCGAGATTCATGGGGATTTAGTCCTGAGGTTCAGTTTTTTGCCAATAGAGGATATGCCGTACTATCTATGAATTTTAGAGGTTCTACTGGATACGGGAAACAATTTTGGACGGCTGGTTTCCAGCAATGGGGACGCGCTATGCAGGACGATATTACCGACGGGGTGAAATGGCTTACAGGCCAGGGTATAGCAGACCCGAAAAAAGTGGGTATTTACGGTGCTTCTTATGGAGGATACGCAGTTCTTGCAGGCTTGGCTTTTACTCCGGATGTGTATGCTTGTGGCGTGGATTATGTGGGGCCCTCCAACCTCTTTACGCTTCTTGAGACCATACCGCCATATTGGGAGTTAGGCCGACAAATGATGTATGAACAGATCGGCCATCCGGAGAAGGATAAGGCTCTGCTTCAGGCGGCATCACCTGTTTTTCATGCTGATCAAATACGATCACCTCTTTTAGTTGCTCAAGGAGCAAATGATCCTCGGGTGAAAAAAACAGAATCTGATCAAATAGTGGAGGCTCTCCGCAAGCGGAACATTTATGTGGAGTATATAGTGAAAGACAATGAAGGACATGGTTTCCGAAACGAAGAAAACCGATTTGAGTTCTATCGAGCCATGGAAAGATTTTTAGCTATTCATTTGGGGGGCCGTATGGAGTAA
- a CDS encoding response regulator encodes MKEEPIHILIADQDLMTVSVMERYISAVPGFVVVGIASTLPQLCLLLQKKKIDVIFVEPAGFASDMAETVGRIHRISPMTAIVVVSSLPDRVSIQHALSLGAFDYILKPFSFERFRQSLYDSRDRQLFFRTLPPLCTQKDIDDLFPLRGEKNLCNHLPISIQQETLDHMIEVLSTVNAPLTIGDIAFATGFSRTTTWRYLDYLLKIGSVVSTLEYRPTGRPLKKFKYLK; translated from the coding sequence ATGAAAGAAGAGCCCATTCATATTCTTATTGCTGATCAAGATCTTATGACTGTTTCTGTAATGGAGCGATATATCTCTGCAGTTCCAGGATTTGTTGTTGTGGGAATAGCTTCTACCCTGCCGCAGCTCTGTCTCCTTCTGCAAAAAAAGAAGATAGACGTTATTTTCGTAGAGCCTGCAGGTTTCGCTTCAGATATGGCGGAAACGGTGGGGCGAATTCATCGTATCTCTCCAATGACAGCTATTGTAGTTGTTTCTTCTCTCCCAGATAGAGTTTCCATTCAACATGCCTTAAGCTTAGGTGCTTTTGATTATATTCTCAAGCCTTTTTCTTTTGAACGTTTTAGGCAATCTCTTTACGATTCTAGAGACAGACAACTTTTCTTCAGGACCCTCCCCCCTTTATGTACCCAAAAGGATATAGATGATCTTTTCCCTCTACGTGGAGAAAAAAACCTATGTAATCATCTTCCCATTAGCATTCAGCAAGAAACTCTTGACCATATGATAGAAGTTCTGTCCACAGTTAATGCTCCTTTGACTATTGGTGATATAGCATTTGCCACAGGATTCTCCCGTACGACTACGTGGCGGTATCTCGACTATCTTCTCAAAATAGGCAGCGTCGTTTCAACGTTAGAATATCGCCCGACAGGGCGTCCTCTAAAAAAATTTAAATACCTCAAGTAG